The Streptomyces sp. A2-16 sequence AGGCACAGCAGCAACGGCAGGTTGGCGAGCGCGAAACCGAGGAAGACCGCCGGATAGTGCCCGGCGCCCACCACGCCGATGAGGGCGGGACCGAGGATCGCGCCCACGCCGAAGTGCGCGTTGAGGATGTTCAGCATCGCGGTGGAACGGTGACCGAAGCCGACCGCGAACAGCTGGTTCAGGCCGTAGTCGATGCCACCGAAGCCGAGTCCGGCCAGCAGCGCGGCGGTCAGGGCGGCCGGCCAGTTCGGCGCGAGCGCGAAACCCGCGGCGCCGACCGCCATCAGCAGGTACGAGGCGCCCAGGATCCGCCGGTTGCCGATCCGGCCGAAGAGCCGGTCGAACAACAGGACCCCGGCCACCCCGCCCACGAAATGAGCGCTCAGCCCCAGTCCGGCCCCGGAGGGCGACAGGCCGAACTCCCTCCGGAACGCGGGGATCGCCGGACCGTACAGCGCTTGGAGGGCCCCGATGAGGACGAAACCGACGCAGGAGGCGACCACGGCGGCCGGACTGAAGACCGGAGCGGTGCGCGCAGGCGCCAGTGTCGAGGACATGGGATCGATGTTACCGGTAACATCCGGGTCGTCAAGATCCCGGGACAAGGAGGGGGGCAAATGCGAAGTTGGACTGGTGGTCTAGTCGTTGGATTGCTAGTCTAGACTGGACAGAGGGGGCAGGGAGGGTGTGATGGAGACAGAGCGGGACGCGATCCTCGCCGCGCTCAGGCCGGTCGTCGACGGGATCGCGGCGACCTTCGGGCCGGTGTGCGAGGTGGTGCTGCACGACTACCGCAGACCGGAGAACTCGGTGGTGGCCATCGCCGGCTCGGTCACCGGGCGCAGGGTGGGCGGCGCGATGAGCGAGATCGGCATGCGCATGGTGGCCCGCGGTGACGAGGCGGCCGACGAGCTCAACTACGTCACCCGGACCGACACCGGCACCCTGGTCAAGTCGTCCACGATGCTGCTGCGGGACTCCTCGGGCCGGGTCTTCGGCGCGGTGTGCGTCAATGTCGACGTCACCGCGGCGAGCGAGGTCCACGCCCTGCTGGGAGCCCTCGCCGGGATCGGCGCAGCGCGCGAGGAGCCACCCGTCACCACCTTCGGCGACGACATCGACTCCGTCGTCGACGTCATGCTCGACGCGCACCGCCACCAGTCGTGGGCGCTGCTCGACCGTGCCGGTCGCCTGGACCTGTTCCGCAGCCTGGACGAACGGGGCGTGTTCGCGGTCAGGCGGGCGATCGAGCAGGTGGCCGGACGCCTCGGGATCTCCCGCGCGTCCGCCTACAGCTATCTGTCCCAGTCCCGGAAACAGGCGCAACAGACGAACGCCGGAGGGCACTCGTGACGACCACCACCCCACTGCTCACGCTCGGCGACGTCCGGGACGCGGCCGCCCGCCTCGACGGCATCGCGCACCGCACGCCGGTGCTGCGCTCGCGGACTCTCGACGCCCTCGTCGGCGCCGAGGTCTTCCTCAAGTGCGAGAACTTCCAGCGCGTCGGTGCCTTCAAGTTCCGCGGCGCCTACAACGCGGCCTCCCGGCTGACCCCGGAGCAGCTGGCCCGGGGCATCGCCGCCTACTCCTCCGGGAACCACGCCCAGGCCGTCGCCCTCGCCGCCCGCGAGCTCGGCACCACCGCGGTGATCGTCATGCCCGAGGACGCCCCGCGCTCCAAGCGGGCGGCCACCGAGGGGTACGGCGCCGAGATCGTCACCTACGACCGGTACACCGGCGACCGCGAGGCGATCGCCGAGGCTCTGGCCGTCGAGCGGGGCCTGGCGCTCATCCCGCCGTACGAACACCCGCACGTGATGGC is a genomic window containing:
- a CDS encoding PAS domain-containing protein; the encoded protein is METERDAILAALRPVVDGIAATFGPVCEVVLHDYRRPENSVVAIAGSVTGRRVGGAMSEIGMRMVARGDEAADELNYVTRTDTGTLVKSSTMLLRDSSGRVFGAVCVNVDVTAASEVHALLGALAGIGAAREEPPVTTFGDDIDSVVDVMLDAHRHQSWALLDRAGRLDLFRSLDERGVFAVRRAIEQVAGRLGISRASAYSYLSQSRKQAQQTNAGGHS